The following are from one region of the Desulfovibrio sp. Huiquan2017 genome:
- a CDS encoding acyl-CoA thioesterase has translation MKAKSAAESEVIMTHLVLPQDANPAGNLHGGVILKHVDTTGGVVAKRHSRSNTVTVSIDRMAFKQPAYMGELLIFKASLNHVGRTSMEIGVRVEAENLRTGEVRHTNSAYLTYVALDENGKPCEVPPLKLETETAKRRYREAEFRREMRKKERELEEGKRVCQPKDE, from the coding sequence ATGAAAGCGAAATCCGCAGCGGAATCCGAGGTAATCATGACCCACCTCGTTCTGCCCCAAGACGCCAACCCGGCAGGCAACCTGCACGGCGGCGTCATACTCAAGCACGTGGACACCACCGGCGGCGTGGTGGCCAAACGTCACTCGCGCAGCAACACGGTGACCGTGTCCATCGACCGCATGGCCTTCAAGCAGCCCGCCTACATGGGCGAACTGCTCATCTTCAAGGCCAGTCTCAACCATGTGGGCCGGACATCCATGGAGATCGGCGTGCGCGTGGAGGCAGAGAACCTGCGCACCGGCGAGGTCCGCCACACCAACTCCGCCTACCTGACCTACGTGGCGCTGGACGAAAACGGCAAGCCTTGCGAGGTTCCGCCCTTGAAGCTGGAAACCGAAACCGCCAAGCGGCGTTACCGCGAAGCCGAATTCCGCCGCGAAATGCGCAAAAAAGAACGCGAACTCGAAGAAGGCAAGAGGGTCTGCCAGCCCAAAGACGAATAA
- a CDS encoding DMT family transporter: MSALLVGAVLISFSSVMVVLAGLPPDVTGFYRLIGGGLAMLAALARAGKLKRFTPNVVKWGCVAAVFFAGDFVFWHRAIGYVGPGLSTMLGNFQVIPLAVVSALFFKERMPPRMYAAIPLALAGLYLMVGVGWAGFSADYRLGVFYGLLTACFYALYMLSLKYALSKDHVDSLVLASVAALVTGLILGALALVEGESFAIPTFKSLAAISALAFICHAVGWFLITRGIQTVRGALVGLILLLQPTLSFLWDILFFGKPVNPVELSGVGLALVGIYIGSRTSRQKRGA; encoded by the coding sequence GTGAGCGCGTTGCTGGTCGGAGCGGTGCTCATCAGTTTTTCCTCGGTCATGGTGGTCCTGGCCGGGCTACCTCCTGACGTGACCGGGTTCTACCGGCTGATCGGCGGCGGACTGGCCATGCTCGCGGCGCTGGCCCGGGCGGGCAAGCTTAAGCGGTTCACCCCCAACGTCGTCAAGTGGGGCTGCGTGGCCGCCGTGTTCTTTGCGGGCGATTTCGTTTTCTGGCACCGCGCCATTGGCTACGTGGGACCCGGGCTGTCCACCATGCTCGGCAATTTCCAGGTCATCCCCCTGGCCGTGGTCTCGGCCCTGTTCTTCAAGGAGCGCATGCCGCCGCGCATGTATGCGGCCATCCCCCTGGCCCTGGCCGGGCTCTACCTCATGGTCGGCGTGGGTTGGGCCGGCTTTTCGGCTGATTACCGGCTGGGCGTGTTTTACGGGCTTTTGACTGCCTGCTTCTACGCCTTGTACATGCTTTCGCTCAAATATGCCCTGTCCAAGGACCACGTGGATTCCTTGGTCCTGGCCTCGGTCGCGGCCCTGGTCACGGGCCTGATCCTCGGCGCTCTGGCCCTGGTCGAGGGTGAGTCCTTCGCTATTCCCACGTTCAAATCCCTGGCCGCCATTTCCGCTCTGGCGTTCATCTGCCACGCCGTGGGCTGGTTCTTGATCACCCGGGGCATCCAGACCGTGCGCGGTGCCCTGGTGGGCCTCATCCTTCTGCTTCAGCCGACCCTCTCCTTTCTCTGGGACATCCTCTTTTTCGGTAAACCGGTGAACCCCGTCGAGCTCTCGGGCGTGGGGTTGGCGCTCGTCGGTATCTACATCGGTTCGCGCACGTCCAGGCAGAAGCGCGGGGCATAG
- the sfsA gene encoding DNA/RNA nuclease SfsA produces MPRSVARLPFHTPCRRAAFVRRIKRFTVEAVALDGPDRGALLAAHTNNTGSMLGLLRPGGVALLSPAANPERKLKYTLEGLELAGAMVGVNTLTPNRMLYAAWRAGAMPELDGYDHFQKEAKVGQSRLDAHLTGEPGDLWVECKNVTLVEDDVARFPDAVTERGQKHLRELMSLAGTGARVALFFLIQRPDGRCFGPADFIDPAYADLFYEALDAGVEAWPYVADVDVTGITLGRRLQVVAP; encoded by the coding sequence GTGCCCAGATCCGTTGCCCGCTTGCCCTTTCATACCCCTTGCCGCCGCGCCGCCTTTGTCCGCCGGATAAAGCGGTTTACCGTGGAGGCCGTGGCCCTGGACGGGCCGGACAGGGGGGCGCTCCTTGCGGCCCATACCAACAATACCGGGTCCATGCTCGGCTTGCTCCGGCCGGGCGGCGTGGCCCTGCTGTCCCCGGCCGCCAATCCGGAGCGCAAGCTCAAGTACACCCTGGAGGGTCTTGAACTGGCCGGGGCCATGGTCGGGGTGAACACGCTCACCCCCAACCGCATGCTGTATGCGGCCTGGCGGGCGGGAGCCATGCCCGAATTGGACGGCTACGATCATTTTCAGAAGGAGGCCAAGGTGGGGCAAAGCCGCCTGGACGCGCACCTGACCGGCGAGCCCGGCGACCTGTGGGTGGAGTGCAAGAATGTGACCCTGGTGGAGGATGATGTGGCCCGTTTCCCGGACGCGGTCACCGAGCGCGGGCAGAAGCATCTGCGCGAACTCATGTCCCTGGCCGGGACCGGGGCGCGCGTGGCCCTGTTCTTCCTGATCCAGCGGCCCGATGGCCGTTGCTTCGGCCCGGCGGATTTCATCGACCCGGCCTATGCGGACCTCTTCTACGAGGCCCTGGACGCCGGGGTGGAAGCGTGGCCGTATGTGGCCGACGTGGACGTGACCGGCATCACCCTGGGCCGCAGGCTTCAGGTGGTGGCCCCGTGA
- a CDS encoding VOC family protein — protein sequence MARYTGINHLAMVTGDMDATIRFWRDLLGMRLVVGLGRPGYRHYFFEIAENDMIAFFEWPGVEPLDEKDHGFPVQGKAAFDHVAFGVAGEDDLWELKDKLEAAGEWCSEVVDHGFIHSIYAFDPNNIPIEFSAPVPGVDIRRTPVMTDSEPSREARKGPDPQPDVWPGVFAPTPDADKTVYEGEGHKIGEALERLNRGE from the coding sequence ATGGCACGATATACCGGCATCAACCATCTGGCCATGGTCACCGGGGACATGGACGCGACCATCCGGTTCTGGCGGGACCTGCTCGGCATGCGGCTGGTGGTGGGCCTGGGCAGGCCCGGCTACCGGCATTATTTTTTCGAGATCGCCGAAAACGACATGATCGCCTTTTTCGAGTGGCCCGGAGTGGAGCCGCTCGACGAGAAGGATCACGGCTTTCCGGTCCAGGGCAAGGCCGCCTTCGACCATGTCGCATTCGGCGTGGCGGGCGAGGACGACCTGTGGGAACTCAAGGACAAGCTCGAAGCCGCCGGGGAGTGGTGCTCCGAGGTGGTGGACCACGGCTTCATCCATTCCATCTACGCCTTCGACCCCAACAACATCCCCATCGAGTTCAGCGCGCCCGTGCCTGGCGTGGACATCCGCCGGACCCCTGTCATGACCGATTCCGAGCCGAGTCGGGAGGCCCGCAAGGGGCCTGATCCGCAGCCCGACGTCTGGCCCGGAGTGTTCGCGCCCACGCCGGACGCGGACAAGACCGTGTACGAGGGGGAGGGCCACAAGATAGGCGAGGCCCTGGAGCGGCTCAATCGCGGAGAGTAG
- a CDS encoding epoxyqueuosine reductase QueH, with product MSKVLLHICCGPCSITTLKTLLGEGCEITGLFYNPNIHPLTEYVKRRDGCLAVAEKLGVKVIVKDDEYRPQEWFRAVAHRENNRCFHCYAMRLERTAQIARRGGFDGFTSTLLYSKYQKHDEIAALGRDLESAKTKFLYRDFREGWKEGIETSKEWGIYRQQYCGCLYSENERYKRELMVRP from the coding sequence ATGTCGAAAGTATTGCTGCATATCTGTTGCGGGCCGTGTTCCATCACCACGCTCAAGACCCTGTTGGGCGAGGGGTGCGAGATCACAGGGCTGTTTTACAACCCGAACATCCATCCGCTCACGGAATACGTGAAGCGGCGGGACGGCTGCCTGGCCGTGGCCGAAAAGCTGGGCGTGAAAGTCATCGTCAAGGATGACGAATACCGCCCTCAGGAGTGGTTTCGGGCCGTGGCGCACCGCGAGAACAACCGCTGTTTCCACTGCTACGCCATGCGCCTGGAGCGCACGGCCCAAATAGCCCGGCGCGGCGGATTCGATGGCTTCACCTCCACCCTGCTCTACTCCAAATACCAGAAGCACGACGAGATCGCGGCCCTGGGCCGGGACCTGGAGTCGGCCAAGACGAAATTCCTGTACCGCGACTTCCGCGAGGGGTGGAAAGAGGGCATCGAGACCTCCAAGGAGTGGGGAATCTACCGCCAGCAGTATTGCGGCTGCCTGTACAGCGAGAACGAGCGGTACAAACGGGAACTGATGGTCCGCCCATGA
- the hemW gene encoding radical SAM family heme chaperone HemW, whose protein sequence is MGRIHDENVPTRPAFPAAGSKPVRGADDDKGLLLYVHVPFCRSRCHYCSFHSQSFDQTTFAWYLSLLLKEIELWGRRLQRPRLRTVYFGGGTPSLIPLAQLDRIMAALRKAFVLNPGLETTIEANPDSAHDVSYFRGLLSLGFNRLSLGMQSLKDADLQTLGRPHSAGMAYQAFDQARRAGFGNIGLDLIWGLPGQKLKVWLDQLRIVSEMRPEHISAYNLTLEEGTVMARRCGEGGDLTLPLDQEQGRMFVYGAEYLESTGYLHYEVSNFARMGFTSVHNSGYWDGSDYLGLGPSAVSTLGRRRFTVPRYMDEYDAYVRGELVGNDYEDLTDDDLLKELVMLSLRTAKGLDLKEYRRRTGMDLIKRRERLVSALHRENLVRISGGRLRLTKNGMLVSNVIIERLAFGD, encoded by the coding sequence ATGGGCAGGATTCACGACGAGAACGTCCCCACGCGTCCCGCCTTCCCCGCCGCCGGGTCCAAGCCCGTCCGAGGCGCGGACGACGACAAGGGGCTGCTGCTCTACGTCCACGTGCCCTTCTGCCGCTCGCGCTGCCACTATTGCTCCTTCCACTCGCAGTCCTTCGACCAGACCACCTTCGCCTGGTACCTGTCCCTGCTGCTCAAGGAAATCGAGCTGTGGGGGCGGCGGCTGCAACGCCCCCGGCTGCGCACGGTCTATTTCGGCGGCGGCACTCCGTCCCTGATCCCCCTGGCCCAACTCGACCGGATCATGGCCGCGCTCCGCAAGGCGTTCGTCCTCAATCCGGGCCTGGAGACGACCATCGAGGCCAACCCGGACTCGGCCCACGACGTGAGTTACTTCCGGGGGCTCCTGTCCCTGGGGTTCAACAGGCTGTCGCTGGGCATGCAGAGCCTCAAGGACGCGGACCTGCAGACCTTGGGCCGCCCGCATTCCGCGGGCATGGCCTACCAGGCCTTCGACCAGGCGCGGCGGGCCGGGTTCGGCAACATCGGCCTGGACCTCATCTGGGGGCTGCCCGGCCAGAAGCTCAAGGTCTGGCTCGACCAGTTGCGCATTGTCTCGGAGATGCGGCCCGAACACATTTCGGCCTACAACCTGACCCTCGAAGAGGGCACGGTCATGGCCCGGCGCTGCGGCGAGGGCGGCGATCTCACCCTGCCGCTGGACCAGGAACAGGGGCGCATGTTCGTCTACGGGGCCGAATACCTGGAGTCCACGGGCTACCTGCATTACGAGGTCTCCAACTTCGCGCGCATGGGCTTCACGTCCGTGCACAATTCCGGTTACTGGGACGGGTCCGACTACCTGGGGCTCGGGCCGTCGGCCGTGTCCACCCTGGGCCGCAGGCGGTTCACGGTGCCGCGCTACATGGACGAATACGACGCGTACGTCCGCGGCGAACTGGTGGGCAACGACTACGAGGATCTGACCGACGACGATCTGCTCAAGGAACTGGTCATGCTCTCGCTACGCACGGCCAAGGGACTGGATTTGAAGGAATACCGGAGACGCACGGGCATGGATCTGATCAAACGCCGGGAGCGGCTCGTCAGCGCCCTGCACCGAGAGAATCTGGTGCGCATCTCGGGCGGCAGGCTCCGGCTGACCAAGAACGGCATGCTCGTATCCAACGTGATCATCGAACGGCTCGCCTTCGGGGACTAG
- the chrA gene encoding chromate efflux transporter, whose amino-acid sequence MRTPSLFRIFLVFLRLGLTAFGGPAMVPFIRARAVEREGWLDESSFSLGMSLTQLLPGATAMQVAAYVGLRARGGAGALAAYTGFGLPALLLMLGLSALYFSARDVAAVTAAFTGLQLVITALILHAAVNFARRYLDTLADKLLACLAGVWLGLKGNPILAMAVVCVLAVLLLRDEGCGLNAPEAGTGRGPLRFAALLLAALLAFLAALYLVDPQLFRLGLLMVKIDCFAFGGGYVSVPLMLHEVVEVHGWLTGPMFMDGIALGQVTPGPIVMTGAFVGYAVAGLTGALVAAVTVFSPSLIVLCATTPFADRLVSSPVARRVLKGSLISLVGLMAAVAVRFGLSIHWTVPQAVFALAAFIALRRGVDILWVVLAGAGIGAMIF is encoded by the coding sequence ATGCGCACGCCATCCCTGTTCCGCATCTTCCTCGTCTTCCTGCGCCTCGGACTGACCGCCTTCGGCGGCCCGGCCATGGTCCCGTTCATCCGGGCCAGGGCCGTGGAACGCGAGGGGTGGCTGGACGAGTCGTCGTTTTCGCTGGGCATGTCCCTGACCCAGCTCCTGCCCGGGGCCACGGCCATGCAGGTGGCCGCCTATGTGGGGTTGCGGGCGCGCGGCGGGGCCGGGGCTCTGGCCGCCTACACGGGCTTCGGTCTGCCCGCCCTCCTGCTGATGCTCGGCCTGAGCGCGCTCTATTTCTCGGCCCGGGACGTGGCCGCCGTGACCGCGGCCTTCACCGGCCTGCAACTGGTCATCACCGCCCTGATCCTGCACGCGGCCGTAAACTTCGCCCGGCGCTACCTGGACACCCTGGCCGACAAGCTCCTGGCCTGCCTGGCGGGCGTTTGGCTCGGCCTCAAGGGCAACCCCATCCTGGCCATGGCCGTGGTTTGCGTTCTGGCCGTGCTTCTGCTCCGCGACGAGGGATGCGGGCTCAATGCGCCCGAAGCAGGGACCGGACGCGGCCCGCTGCGCTTCGCCGCCCTGCTCCTGGCCGCGCTCCTCGCCTTCCTGGCGGCGTTGTACCTGGTCGATCCCCAATTGTTCCGGCTGGGCCTGCTCATGGTCAAGATCGACTGTTTCGCCTTCGGCGGCGGCTACGTGTCCGTACCGCTCATGCTCCACGAGGTGGTCGAGGTGCACGGCTGGCTGACCGGCCCCATGTTCATGGACGGCATCGCGCTCGGGCAGGTCACGCCCGGCCCCATCGTCATGACCGGGGCGTTCGTGGGCTACGCCGTGGCAGGCCTGACCGGCGCCCTGGTGGCGGCGGTGACCGTGTTCTCGCCCTCGCTCATCGTCCTGTGCGCCACCACCCCGTTCGCCGACCGGCTGGTCAGTTCGCCCGTGGCCCGGCGGGTGCTCAAGGGCAGCCTCATCTCCCTGGTGGGCCTGATGGCCGCCGTGGCCGTGCGCTTCGGCCTGTCCATCCACTGGACCGTCCCCCAGGCGGTCTTCGCCCTGGCCGCGTTCATCGCCCTGCGCCGCGGGGTGGACATCCTCTGGGTGGTCCTGGCCGGGGCCGGCATCGGGGCCATGATCTTCTGA
- a CDS encoding methyl-accepting chemotaxis protein, which translates to MIDPRNIPFRYKLILGVTAMVALTAVILAGGILFTMDNALGGLDIDPTILAGAEHRILLVAALIVAAGVIGSLLGSLVLVRILIQPLRQLSAYTLEVAAGNYGADIEYRTKDAIGETIDAVRNMTVELKTRLGMSQGLLTSLTQPCVVVDTDEIITFLNQPELDLLQIDEPPSKFIGMHLSEFVYGDHSRPTLLAQCMREDRIIAGQATEGTGRKGRPYHLLVDISPIKDLDGNIIGAFTILTETTEIKKSEAEALHQHELIAETAREAESIAREMEAASDTLSRKVDEANHGSDVQRDRATETATAMEQMNATVLEVAQNAGKVSSNADDMRDLAEEGAGLVNQVVEAVRGVGVRSEALKDSMAQLDRQTGDIGTIMQMIDDIADQTNLLALNAAIEAARAGEAGRGFAVVADEVRKLAEKTMTATKEVDTAIQAIRTGTRENAAATEDAVAAVRESTDLAGRAGQSIENIRQAVTLTADQVRSIATAAEEQSATSEQVTRATEEITAISRDTAQAMSEARTDLDRLAALAGSLKELIDRMQS; encoded by the coding sequence ATGATCGATCCCAGAAATATACCATTCCGCTACAAACTCATTCTCGGCGTGACGGCCATGGTCGCCCTGACCGCCGTGATCCTGGCCGGAGGCATCCTCTTCACCATGGACAACGCCCTGGGCGGGCTGGATATTGATCCCACAATCCTGGCCGGGGCGGAGCACAGAATCCTGCTCGTGGCCGCGCTCATCGTGGCGGCGGGCGTGATCGGATCCCTGCTGGGCAGCCTTGTCCTGGTACGCATCCTGATCCAGCCCCTGCGCCAGCTCTCCGCCTACACGCTCGAAGTGGCGGCGGGCAATTACGGCGCGGACATCGAATACCGGACCAAGGACGCCATCGGCGAAACCATTGACGCGGTGCGGAACATGACCGTCGAGCTCAAAACCCGGCTCGGCATGTCCCAGGGGCTGTTGACCAGCCTGACCCAACCGTGCGTGGTCGTGGATACCGACGAAATCATCACCTTCCTGAACCAACCCGAGCTGGACCTGCTCCAGATCGACGAGCCGCCGTCGAAGTTCATCGGCATGCACCTGTCCGAGTTCGTCTATGGCGACCATTCGCGGCCGACCCTGCTCGCCCAATGCATGCGCGAGGACCGCATCATCGCGGGCCAGGCGACCGAAGGCACGGGCCGCAAGGGCCGTCCCTACCACCTGCTGGTGGACATCTCTCCCATCAAGGATCTGGACGGAAACATCATCGGGGCGTTCACCATCCTGACCGAGACCACGGAAATCAAAAAAAGCGAAGCCGAGGCCCTGCACCAGCACGAACTCATCGCCGAAACCGCCCGCGAGGCCGAGTCCATCGCCCGCGAGATGGAAGCGGCATCGGACACCCTGTCGCGCAAGGTGGACGAAGCCAACCACGGCTCGGACGTTCAGCGCGATCGGGCCACCGAGACCGCCACGGCCATGGAGCAAATGAACGCCACCGTGCTCGAAGTGGCCCAGAACGCCGGAAAGGTTTCGAGCAACGCGGACGACATGCGCGATCTGGCCGAGGAAGGCGCCGGGCTGGTCAACCAGGTGGTCGAGGCCGTCCGGGGCGTGGGCGTGCGGTCCGAGGCCCTGAAGGACTCCATGGCCCAGCTGGACCGGCAGACCGGGGACATCGGCACGATCATGCAAATGATCGACGACATTGCGGACCAGACCAACCTGCTGGCGCTCAATGCGGCCATCGAGGCGGCCCGGGCGGGCGAGGCCGGGCGAGGCTTCGCGGTGGTGGCCGACGAGGTCCGCAAGCTGGCCGAAAAGACCATGACCGCCACCAAGGAAGTGGACACGGCCATCCAGGCCATCCGCACCGGCACCCGCGAGAACGCGGCCGCCACCGAAGACGCCGTGGCCGCCGTCCGCGAATCCACGGACTTGGCGGGCCGGGCCGGGCAGTCCATCGAAAACATCCGGCAGGCCGTCACCCTGACCGCGGACCAGGTCCGCTCCATCGCCACGGCCGCTGAGGAACAGTCGGCCACCAGCGAACAGGTCACCCGGGCCACTGAGGAAATCACCGCCATTTCCCGCGATACCGCCCAGGCCATGAGCGAGGCCCGCACCGACCTGGACCGCCTGGCCGCCCTGGCCGGTTCCCTCAAGGAACTCATCGACCGCATGCAGTCCTGA
- a CDS encoding NAD-dependent deacylase yields the protein MSNHALHNAAEALGKARCAMAFTGAGISVESGIPPFRGPGGVWSKYDPDKFEKGYFKRHPEEVWPLLKEIFFDMLGRARPNPAHLALAELEAAGKLVGIVTQNIDSLHQTAGSRTVYEYHGSTRRMQCLSCRTFFDSDRISLEILPPPCPVCGGLLKPDFVFFGEGIPSDVHAAATDLAKQADVCLVIGTGGEVIPAGRIPHVVKNHGGTIIEINLRDTAYTYNTTDYFLEGKAGTRTPELVRAVLG from the coding sequence TGTCGAACCACGCTCTGCACAACGCCGCCGAGGCCCTGGGCAAGGCCCGCTGCGCCATGGCCTTCACCGGCGCGGGCATCTCCGTGGAATCGGGCATCCCGCCCTTTCGGGGACCGGGCGGCGTGTGGTCCAAGTACGACCCGGACAAATTCGAGAAGGGGTATTTCAAGCGTCATCCCGAAGAGGTCTGGCCCCTGCTCAAGGAGATATTCTTCGACATGCTCGGCCGGGCGCGGCCCAACCCGGCCCATCTGGCCCTGGCCGAACTGGAGGCGGCGGGAAAGCTTGTCGGTATCGTCACCCAGAACATCGACTCGCTGCATCAGACCGCCGGAAGCCGCACGGTGTACGAGTATCACGGCTCCACCCGGCGTATGCAGTGCCTTTCCTGCCGGACGTTCTTCGACTCCGACCGCATCTCCCTCGAAATCCTGCCGCCGCCCTGTCCCGTCTGCGGCGGCCTGCTCAAGCCCGACTTCGTCTTTTTCGGCGAGGGCATCCCGAGCGACGTGCACGCAGCGGCCACGGACCTGGCCAAGCAGGCGGACGTCTGCCTGGTCATCGGCACGGGCGGCGAAGTCATCCCGGCCGGGCGCATCCCCCATGTGGTCAAGAACCACGGCGGCACGATCATCGAGATCAACCTGCGGGACACCGCGTATACCTACAACACCACCGACTATTTCCTGGAAGGCAAGGCCGGAACGCGCACTCCGGAGTTGGTCCGGGCCGTGCTGGGCTGA